One part of the Microlunatus elymi genome encodes these proteins:
- a CDS encoding IS256 family transposase, which translates to MSASDQQLVRELTDRARANGLQLTGQGGLLGRLTKMIVEGALEGEMDDHLGYAKHDPVGRDGGNSRNGYRAKTLLTEAGPVDVSVPRDRDGSFEPTIVAKRQRRLSGVEDLVISLSAKGLTTGEISAHLAEVYGAEVSKQTISTITDRVMEGLAAWQSRPLDPVYAVLFIDAIQVKIREGEVCNRPIYLALGVTADGERDVLGLWAGEHGDGEGAKYWLRVLTEIKNRGTNDVCMLVCDGLTGLPDAVSAVWDKTIVQTCIVHLLRNSFKYASKKDWGSVAKDLKPVYTAASEAEALDRFADFSSKWEKRYPAIIRLWTNAWAEFVPFLQFDREIRTVICTTNAIESINARLRRAVNARGHFPTEQAALKCLYLAIMSLDPTGRGRKRWTNRWKAALNAFDITFDGRLSAGRN; encoded by the coding sequence GTCGAGGGCGCCCTGGAGGGTGAGATGGATGATCACCTGGGGTATGCCAAGCATGATCCGGTCGGCCGGGACGGCGGTAACTCCCGCAACGGCTACCGGGCCAAGACGCTGTTGACCGAAGCCGGGCCGGTTGATGTTTCGGTGCCGCGGGACCGGGACGGCAGTTTCGAGCCGACGATCGTGGCGAAGCGGCAGCGGCGACTGTCTGGGGTGGAGGACCTAGTGATCTCGCTGTCGGCGAAGGGACTCACGACCGGGGAGATTTCGGCGCACCTCGCCGAGGTGTATGGGGCGGAGGTGTCGAAACAGACGATCTCGACGATCACCGACCGGGTGATGGAGGGGCTGGCCGCCTGGCAGTCTCGTCCGTTGGACCCGGTGTATGCGGTGCTGTTCATCGACGCGATCCAGGTCAAGATCCGGGAGGGTGAGGTCTGCAACCGGCCGATCTACCTGGCCCTGGGTGTCACCGCCGACGGTGAGCGTGACGTGCTCGGCCTGTGGGCCGGTGAGCACGGCGACGGGGAAGGTGCCAAGTACTGGCTGCGAGTGCTGACCGAGATCAAGAATCGTGGCACCAACGATGTGTGCATGCTGGTCTGCGACGGGCTGACCGGACTCCCTGACGCGGTGTCGGCGGTGTGGGACAAGACGATCGTGCAGACCTGCATCGTGCATCTGCTGCGGAACTCGTTCAAATACGCCTCGAAGAAGGACTGGGGGTCGGTCGCCAAGGACCTGAAACCGGTGTATACCGCCGCCTCCGAGGCCGAAGCGCTGGACCGGTTCGCCGACTTCAGCTCCAAGTGGGAGAAGCGTTACCCGGCGATCATCCGGCTGTGGACCAACGCTTGGGCAGAGTTCGTCCCATTCCTGCAGTTCGACCGCGAAATCCGCACCGTGATCTGCACGACGAATGCGATCGAGTCGATCAACGCCCGACTCCGGCGAGCGGTCAATGCCCGCGGTCATTTCCCCACCGAGCAGGCAGCGCTGAAGTGCCTGTACCTGGCGATCATGAGTCTCGATCCGACCGGCCGAGGACGCAAACGCTGGACCAACCGATGGAAGGCAGCACTCAACGCCTTCGACATCACCTTCGACGGACGCCTATCCGCCGGAC